Proteins from one Chryseobacterium arthrosphaerae genomic window:
- a CDS encoding lytic transglycosylase domain-containing protein, whose protein sequence is MKTIVRNIFTGLLLMGTTVFVNGQFLAASDTSESSVKKYKGIINANKDLVEFIEQLLLQKGLPKHLRNLALIESHFNKNITSGAGAVGIWQFMTAHANQYGLTEQGRTDIYKSTKTAAISLSNLYKKYNNWVTVVAAYNCGEGNIAKAMQAAGSSQYHEFSKYLPGETINHVKKYLNACYATGELQSVLSNYNSSRLHKVFFENGNRKVTDEVLSETDINAGFNLKVVAAELNVDVDKILAWNPGIEEELQKKGESTLYLPTDLMPDFLLRKNKILMRSIKEGAAVQQ, encoded by the coding sequence ATGAAAACGATTGTCAGGAATATCTTTACAGGTTTACTGCTAATGGGAACAACTGTCTTTGTAAACGGGCAGTTTCTTGCTGCTTCCGATACCTCAGAAAGCAGTGTGAAAAAGTATAAGGGAATCATTAATGCCAATAAAGATCTTGTAGAATTTATAGAGCAGCTGCTTCTTCAGAAGGGGCTTCCAAAGCATCTGAGAAATCTGGCACTGATAGAATCTCATTTTAACAAAAATATTACTTCAGGAGCAGGGGCCGTGGGGATCTGGCAGTTTATGACTGCACATGCGAACCAATACGGGCTTACCGAGCAGGGCCGTACAGATATTTATAAAAGTACCAAGACCGCTGCGATTTCCCTGAGTAATCTTTACAAAAAATACAATAATTGGGTAACGGTAGTGGCTGCTTATAACTGTGGCGAAGGAAATATTGCAAAAGCCATGCAGGCAGCAGGCTCCTCTCAATACCATGAGTTTTCTAAATATCTTCCAGGGGAAACCATCAATCACGTGAAGAAATATCTGAATGCGTGCTATGCCACAGGTGAGCTTCAAAGCGTGCTGAGCAATTACAATTCTTCGAGACTTCATAAGGTTTTCTTTGAAAACGGGAACCGTAAAGTAACAGATGAGGTTCTTTCTGAAACTGATATCAATGCCGGTTTCAATCTGAAGGTTGTTGCTGCTGAACTGAACGTAGATGTTGACAAAATTCTGGCATGGAATCCCGGAATTGAAGAAGAACTGCAGAAAAAAGGAGAAAGTACCCTTTATCTGCCAACCGATCTGATGCCTGATTTTCTTTTGAGAAAAAATAAAATACTGATGCGTTCCATAAAAGAAGGAGCTGCTGTTCAGCAATAA
- a CDS encoding YdcF family protein: MMKNKLKYIFLLPVLWFFIHCVYIIADGLIDRQGKADVAVVLGNKVNEDGTLSDRLAARMDQSITLYTSGRVKKILVSGGLGKEGYWEGNKMEEYLVKKNIPKKDIIVDNNGNNTEMTVKNAIRICDSLHFKKVISVSQYYHQTRIKKLFKKSQFHAIESSSPQYFEIRDFYSIFREFFAYYFG; the protein is encoded by the coding sequence ATGATGAAAAATAAATTAAAATATATCTTCTTATTACCGGTTCTCTGGTTTTTTATTCACTGTGTTTATATCATAGCTGACGGATTGATTGACAGGCAGGGAAAAGCCGATGTAGCTGTAGTTTTGGGAAATAAAGTGAATGAAGACGGAACCTTATCGGATAGACTGGCAGCCCGGATGGATCAGAGTATTACATTATATACTTCAGGCCGGGTAAAAAAGATTCTCGTAAGCGGAGGGTTGGGCAAAGAAGGCTATTGGGAAGGAAACAAAATGGAGGAATATCTGGTGAAAAAAAATATTCCAAAAAAAGATATCATTGTAGATAATAATGGAAATAATACTGAAATGACCGTTAAGAATGCCATCAGAATATGTGATAGTCTGCATTTTAAAAAAGTAATTTCCGTTTCCCAGTATTACCACCAGACAAGAATTAAAAAGCTCTTCAAAAAATCTCAATTCCATGCTATTGAAAGTTCAAGCCCGCAATATTTTGAAATAAGAGATTTTTACTCAATTTTCAGAGAGTTTTTCGCGTACTATTTTGGGTAA
- the tssD gene encoding type VI secretion system tube protein TssD, whose product MAERNSRGILKFNNGEGQKLLKMNYSVSRSTDVSGRVASDPSNALIKVTVEATEKSDILESLLNGKYKPTVGEIVFNKSHEEGTLITLKWENGYVIQHEVDFDAIDSNSMLISFVISAEGIDYGNSRFDGLWPSAGK is encoded by the coding sequence ATGGCAGAAAGAAATTCGAGAGGAATCTTAAAATTCAACAACGGCGAAGGACAGAAATTATTAAAAATGAACTACAGCGTATCGAGATCTACAGATGTATCCGGACGTGTAGCATCAGATCCTTCCAATGCATTGATCAAAGTTACAGTAGAAGCTACTGAAAAATCAGACATTCTTGAAAGCTTACTGAACGGAAAATATAAGCCTACGGTAGGAGAAATTGTTTTCAACAAATCTCACGAAGAAGGAACACTGATCACCCTGAAATGGGAAAACGGATATGTGATCCAGCACGAAGTAGATTTCGACGCTATCGACAGCAACAGTATGCTGATCAGTTTCGTAATCAGTGCAGAAGGAATTGACTATGGAAACTCACGTTTCGATGGTTTATGGCCTTCGGCAGGTAAATAA
- a CDS encoding type VI secretion system Vgr family protein, protein MFQDDKTIKVENPKTTVKGSKEKLKDAAKENIAQKTDAKLNKAGDHIKNTVKTEQQGADMFMNQTFVPNNPSIVENKVWARQPTSKIHNAEAIPQSIIAGINRVVKLDIVIEGQMIKHFKHFKLVQSASKHHEFNLTLAHDTLGSAENHNLENAQNFLGKRITVVFKYKDIDKGAERNFVGVVTEVGFSQEKGSLGNIVLKGYSPTVLLDAAPHIQSFGGSQPVSLNSIADHVIREGLGQNKFDFRVDAQYGNVSYSSQYEETHYNYLARMAEAYGEQFYYDGEVLHFGKLPPQEKPVKLTYGSTVSDIAIKMRAQHVSPTFYGYNSSKNEKLTAGSSKINHTSDIARRAYEISEKTFTTPSLRVAPIKASSFMDIDASQKGTAGSKASEVFITSGTTTVPFLYPGCTADIEMRKADSSDTSYFTKLMILEVTHEVDARGYYDGQFEAIAADTGFIPRPEFETPRAEAQFAKVISNTDPLNQGRVQVQFDWQNGPDISEFIRVMSPDAGSSDKVNKNRGFMSVPEVGDQVIVNFVHQHPDRPFVMGGMYHGGIGGGGGAGNNIMSLSSKSGNIIQFHDGCGIEIKDRSGNHVTLSGTGNIDTKVSNNSKEEIGNDSTVKIGNKSTVNVTSKSTHTVGEEQSVLTMGSDGVIDLSGKTSVKIKVSDTSYIEITSTKIIIESDIIEIKGKTSSTITGSGSAKAVFNGKTVVEGKPVEIN, encoded by the coding sequence ATGTTTCAGGATGACAAAACAATTAAAGTAGAGAACCCGAAGACTACTGTAAAAGGCAGTAAGGAGAAGTTGAAGGATGCAGCCAAAGAAAATATTGCCCAAAAAACAGATGCAAAATTAAATAAAGCGGGAGATCATATAAAAAATACTGTAAAAACAGAACAACAGGGGGCAGATATGTTCATGAACCAGACTTTTGTTCCGAACAACCCGTCTATCGTTGAAAATAAAGTGTGGGCCAGGCAGCCTACCTCAAAAATACATAATGCCGAAGCAATCCCACAAAGTATTATCGCCGGTATCAACCGTGTGGTGAAGCTGGATATCGTGATTGAAGGGCAGATGATTAAGCATTTCAAGCATTTCAAACTGGTGCAGAGTGCGAGCAAACATCATGAATTTAATCTGACACTTGCCCATGATACTTTAGGAAGTGCTGAAAATCATAACCTGGAAAATGCTCAGAACTTTTTAGGAAAGAGAATTACAGTGGTCTTCAAATATAAGGATATTGATAAAGGAGCAGAACGAAACTTTGTAGGAGTTGTGACGGAAGTTGGTTTCAGTCAGGAAAAGGGAAGTCTTGGGAATATCGTTCTTAAAGGATACAGTCCCACTGTACTTCTGGATGCAGCTCCGCATATTCAGAGCTTTGGAGGAAGCCAGCCGGTCAGCCTGAACAGTATTGCAGATCATGTCATCAGAGAAGGCCTTGGACAAAATAAATTTGACTTCAGGGTAGATGCCCAGTATGGCAATGTTTCCTATAGCTCACAATACGAAGAAACCCATTATAACTACCTTGCCAGAATGGCGGAAGCTTACGGTGAGCAGTTTTACTATGACGGTGAAGTGCTGCATTTCGGAAAACTTCCCCCTCAGGAGAAACCTGTAAAACTTACTTATGGAAGCACCGTAAGTGATATTGCCATTAAAATGAGAGCACAGCATGTAAGCCCGACTTTTTATGGCTATAACAGCAGCAAAAATGAAAAGCTTACTGCCGGAAGTTCGAAAATAAACCATACCTCTGATATTGCCAGAAGGGCCTATGAAATCTCAGAAAAAACCTTTACTACACCTTCTTTGAGAGTTGCTCCCATCAAAGCTTCATCTTTTATGGATATCGATGCTTCTCAGAAAGGAACCGCAGGAAGTAAGGCCTCAGAAGTTTTTATCACTTCAGGAACTACAACAGTACCTTTCCTCTATCCTGGATGTACCGCTGATATTGAAATGCGTAAGGCAGACAGTAGTGATACATCTTACTTTACCAAATTGATGATTCTGGAAGTTACCCATGAAGTAGATGCAAGAGGATATTATGACGGTCAGTTTGAAGCAATTGCCGCCGATACAGGTTTTATCCCACGGCCGGAATTCGAAACCCCAAGAGCAGAAGCCCAGTTTGCCAAAGTAATTTCCAATACGGATCCTTTAAACCAGGGAAGAGTTCAGGTCCAGTTTGATTGGCAGAACGGCCCTGATATCTCAGAATTTATCCGTGTCATGTCACCTGATGCCGGAAGCAGTGATAAAGTCAATAAGAACCGTGGCTTCATGTCTGTACCGGAAGTAGGAGACCAGGTGATCGTCAACTTCGTACACCAGCATCCTGACCGCCCGTTTGTGATGGGGGGAATGTACCATGGAGGTATCGGAGGCGGTGGTGGTGCCGGAAATAATATTATGAGCTTAAGCAGTAAAAGCGGAAATATTATCCAGTTTCATGACGGATGCGGAATTGAGATTAAAGACCGAAGCGGAAATCATGTTACTTTGAGCGGAACAGGAAATATAGATACAAAAGTAAGTAACAACAGCAAAGAAGAGATCGGAAACGACAGTACAGTAAAAATTGGAAATAAAAGTACTGTTAATGTCACTTCAAAAAGTACCCATACTGTGGGAGAAGAGCAAAGTGTTCTTACAATGGGGAGTGATGGAGTTATTGATCTGAGTGGGAAAACTTCCGTTAAGATAAAAGTATCTGATACCAGTTATATTGAAATTACCAGTACCAAAATCATTATTGAAAGTGATATCATTGAAATAAAAGGAAAAACTTCCTCTACAATTACAGGAAGTGGAAGTGCAAAAGCTGTTTTTAATGGAAAAACTGTTGTCGAAGGAAAGCCTGTAGAAATAAATTAA
- a CDS encoding LysM peptidoglycan-binding domain-containing protein encodes MEIIRYDIKKGDTLESIANDHDLSVKELINFHNDNCGLTSMIIGKEIPIQLNFLLLEKNREKRIVNINDEYEDTARYRCEQTVITKLNGIPTNTADTKREYIVKKRKINNIPVVEVSITDQIVVMNPNQYQDAVLLVADLDRIKCNGVILEINIQSGNIEKIINHDDIIKHWQKHKHKLEEGYSFVRNPKAAEAIRSFINMAEKQIINQETLIEDLKTKMFFDAFFDKHLVNAEDKLEPYKRKFYSQLFLGEIIDLHIKQDLLRETESKILIRKVSSIGKEIQHSDRIQKQYEEKYKPVIHYRFSEYNISYRERVVYDEEQEWLEHADITVIEEVKNNVQLLVNYKLQKIE; translated from the coding sequence ATGGAGATTATTAGATATGATATAAAAAAAGGAGATACTTTAGAATCAATAGCAAATGATCATGACTTATCAGTTAAAGAGCTTATAAACTTCCATAATGATAATTGCGGTCTGACAAGCATGATTATTGGAAAAGAAATTCCGATACAGTTAAATTTTTTATTATTAGAAAAAAATAGGGAAAAAAGGATTGTAAATATTAATGATGAATATGAAGATACAGCAAGGTACAGATGCGAGCAAACTGTTATTACAAAACTTAATGGAATACCTACCAATACAGCTGATACAAAAAGAGAATATATTGTAAAAAAAAGAAAGATCAATAACATACCTGTTGTAGAAGTCAGTATAACGGATCAGATAGTAGTAATGAATCCTAACCAGTATCAGGATGCTGTTTTATTAGTGGCAGATCTGGATCGTATAAAATGTAATGGTGTTATTTTGGAAATCAATATTCAATCCGGTAATATTGAAAAGATTATTAATCATGATGATATCATAAAACATTGGCAGAAACATAAACATAAGCTTGAAGAAGGCTATTCATTTGTAAGAAACCCTAAAGCAGCCGAGGCGATCAGATCTTTTATAAATATGGCCGAAAAACAAATTATAAATCAAGAAACTCTGATTGAAGATCTAAAAACGAAAATGTTTTTTGATGCTTTTTTTGATAAGCATTTAGTGAATGCAGAGGATAAACTGGAGCCCTATAAAAGAAAGTTTTATTCTCAACTTTTTTTGGGAGAAATCATAGATTTGCATATTAAGCAGGATTTATTACGAGAAACTGAATCTAAAATTCTTATTAGAAAAGTGAGCTCAATTGGTAAAGAAATTCAGCACTCAGACCGGATTCAGAAACAGTATGAAGAAAAATATAAACCTGTAATACATTACAGATTTTCTGAGTATAATATCAGTTACAGGGAAAGGGTTGTCTATGATGAAGAACAGGAGTGGCTTGAGCACGCTGATATTACTGTTATCGAAGAGGTTAAAAACAATGTACAACTTTTGGTTAATTATAAATTACAAAAAATTGAATAA
- a CDS encoding PAAR-like protein encodes MADSYIIQSVNVVCTNMQVPGPLKIGVSRSEPSVYNTNKAHYFLTVDDKKISETFKCKMAAKKWGGLAMLCAGLAIGGAILLCVATGGLAAPALLAVAVAATSTAGVVIGAVGTVGALAYGFYREAHDCDATLESKWENFHTNVMFEKKNALLNSSFMACSVGGKITLIVDDAIANEAATFISNNNAKEITAQALSKFGAGLIGGLTGGANIPGMLIAIGCDIKFEDGENSTYDMEKFQSEAVETGIEEGIGLGADAVEEGSEMYKITQHNQAVTREMTQYSTDAINAGIAGDASRQASRELAADIASRSFLDYNWKDALKGVGLGLGGAVVGFALEQSVNVYENSLQSEAMLKQREMDKADNKNNIGVIAHRK; translated from the coding sequence ATGGCAGATTCCTATATCATTCAAAGTGTAAATGTAGTTTGTACTAATATGCAGGTTCCTGGTCCACTTAAAATAGGGGTTTCCAGAAGTGAACCTAGTGTTTATAATACAAATAAGGCTCATTATTTTTTGACTGTTGATGACAAAAAAATAAGTGAAACTTTTAAATGTAAAATGGCAGCTAAAAAATGGGGTGGGCTTGCAATGCTATGTGCAGGTTTAGCAATAGGAGGCGCAATACTTCTTTGTGTTGCAACAGGAGGTCTTGCCGCACCTGCATTACTCGCAGTTGCTGTTGCAGCTACCTCTACAGCTGGTGTTGTAATTGGCGCAGTTGGTACTGTGGGGGCTCTGGCTTATGGATTTTACAGAGAGGCTCATGATTGTGATGCAACATTGGAATCAAAATGGGAGAACTTCCATACTAATGTAATGTTTGAGAAAAAAAACGCATTATTGAACAGTTCTTTCATGGCTTGCAGTGTTGGAGGTAAGATAACGCTTATTGTAGATGATGCTATTGCCAATGAGGCAGCAACATTTATCAGTAATAATAATGCGAAAGAAATTACAGCACAGGCACTCAGCAAATTTGGTGCGGGATTGATTGGCGGTTTAACAGGAGGAGCAAATATCCCGGGAATGTTGATCGCTATAGGATGTGATATAAAATTTGAGGATGGAGAAAACTCTACTTATGATATGGAGAAATTTCAATCCGAAGCTGTTGAAACTGGAATTGAAGAAGGGATCGGATTAGGTGCTGATGCCGTTGAAGAAGGTAGTGAAATGTATAAAATAACCCAGCATAACCAGGCTGTAACCCGTGAAATGACCCAATATAGTACAGATGCTATTAATGCAGGTATTGCAGGTGATGCTTCCCGTCAGGCAAGTCGTGAACTGGCTGCAGACATTGCTTCCCGTTCTTTTTTAGATTATAATTGGAAAGACGCTCTGAAGGGAGTAGGACTTGGTTTGGGAGGTGCTGTGGTAGGTTTTGCATTAGAGCAGTCGGTGAATGTGTATGAGAATAGTCTGCAGTCTGAGGCAATGCTAAAACAAAGAGAAATGGATAAAGCAGATAATAAAAACAATATTGGAGTTATTGCACATAGAAAATAA